The Triticum dicoccoides isolate Atlit2015 ecotype Zavitan chromosome 6A, WEW_v2.0, whole genome shotgun sequence genome has a window encoding:
- the LOC119314397 gene encoding ubiquitin thioesterase otubain-like, producing the protein MVVPRDTTLPFDYTRVFQQVVREGQSVIIEEGEEEQVESPHAKEAPPGKEKEKKLPQVKVRPRSGKGKSLWSRLKNKEKKLPQVKVRPRPEKGKSLWSRLKNKIFCREGRQICSEREEHQIFRREGKQIYSRHVEHQTRPINEVRNRYMVSSNEANHLDAYSEIRLVIGDGECFYRSFIFSYLEQVIDRQDTDEEHRLLHVVERMSVQHAILGWNSEFSRTSRAFEELIEKVMRWKGTESTSSCRKEELLQFFSTYERTQDIFAFLRLLVAIHICSHSEEYVPHIPEVDQGNCSLEVWCFEHVIPARVDADHVMLVALATALEVPLRTESFQQGYARDIYTGPGFPRPSVTLLYTGNHYNIIYPRAPSAESSSHQASKREEPSGQS; encoded by the exons ATGGTGGTGCCGAGGGACACGACGCTGCCGTTCGACTACACGCGGGTGTTCCAGCAGGTGGTACGAGAGGGGCAGTCGGTTATCatcgaggagggcgaggaggagcaG GTGGAATCGCCGCACGCCAAGGAAGCGCCCCCGGGAAAGGAAAAG GAGAAGAAACTACCACAAGTCAAGGTGAGACCCAGGTCTGGAAAGGGGAAATCGCTCTGGAGTCGGCTCAAGAACAAG GAGAAGAAACTACCACAAGTCAAGGTGAGACCCAGGCCTGAAAAGGGGAAATCGCTCTGGAGTCGGCTCAAGAACAAG ATTTTTTGTAGAGAAGGAAGGCAAATATGTTCAGAACGTGAGGAGCACCAG ATTTTTCGTAGAGAAGGAAAGCAAATATATTCAAGACATGTGGAGCACCAG ACACGTCCCATCAATGAAGTAAGGAATCGGTATATGGTTTCTTCTAACGAGGCGAACCATCTTGATGCCTATTCGGAAATTAGACTGGTGATTGGAGATGGGGAGTGTTTCTACAGGAGCTTCATATTTTCCTACCTA GAGCAAGTTATTGATAGGCAGGACACAGATGAGGAACATCGTCTCCTTCATGTTGTTGAAAGAATGTCTGTGCAACATGCAATTCTTGGATGGAACTCTGAGTTTTCCAGGACCAGCAGa GCATTTGAGGAGCTGATTGAGAAAGTAATGAGATGGAAGGGCACGGAATCAACTAGCAG TTGCCGTAAAGAGGAACTTCTCCAGTTCTTCAGCACGTATGAGAGGACGCAAGACA TTTTTGCTTTCCTCAGATTACTAGTAGCTATCCATATATGCTCGCACAGTGAGGAGTATGTACCACATATACCAGAGGTCGACCAAGGAAATTGCAGTCTGGAAGTT TGGTGCTTTGAGCACGTCATTCCAGCTCGTGTGGACGCGGACCATGTtatgttggtggctttggccacaGCGCTTGAGGTCCCCCTCAGAACGGAATCATTCCAACAAGGATATGCTCGAGATATCTACACTGGTCCTGGATTTCCCCGTCCGAGTGTGACCCTGCTGTACACGGGAAATCACTACAACATCATCTACCCACGTGCTCCTTCTGCTGAGAGTTCAAGTCATCAGGCTTCCAAGAGAGAAGAGCCTTCTGGTCAGAGTTGA